One window of Candidatus Peregrinibacteria bacterium genomic DNA carries:
- a CDS encoding WecB/TagA/CpsF family glycosyltransferase — protein sequence MENKSLYILGTRIDKVTFEESTQKAIDILHGKSQHYFTTPNPEITLVAAKDKSYQAILNKSSLNIPDGIGLLYASKFLKAINKTDFIIKERVTGTDLTIKLIQLSKTEGFSIFFLGASKKSSEKVVAYAKKQHANIAGSYTDNLNSKECIATIKKTKPDLLLVAMNFPKQEIWISKNLKALPSVKLSIGIGGAFDFIAEARKRAPRLLRRLGLEWLYRLIQEPRRIKRIFNAVIVFPIKVLLSNKNNTTS from the coding sequence ATGGAAAACAAATCCCTCTACATCCTAGGCACACGCATCGACAAAGTCACTTTTGAGGAATCAACTCAAAAAGCCATCGATATTTTGCATGGCAAGAGTCAGCATTATTTCACTACTCCAAATCCGGAAATAACGCTAGTGGCAGCAAAGGATAAATCTTACCAAGCAATCCTCAATAAGAGCAGTCTAAATATACCTGACGGAATTGGACTTTTGTACGCGTCAAAATTCTTAAAAGCAATTAATAAGACAGATTTCATAATTAAGGAACGAGTAACCGGTACTGATCTAACAATTAAACTCATACAACTTAGTAAGACTGAAGGATTTTCAATCTTTTTTCTCGGAGCATCAAAAAAAAGTAGTGAAAAAGTAGTCGCATACGCAAAAAAACAACATGCAAATATTGCAGGATCTTACACGGATAATTTAAATTCAAAAGAATGTATAGCTACAATAAAAAAAACTAAGCCGGATCTTTTGCTCGTAGCTATGAATTTCCCAAAGCAAGAAATATGGATTTCAAAAAACTTAAAAGCATTGCCATCTGTGAAACTCTCAATAGGTATAGGTGGTGCATTTGATTTTATAGCGGAAGCCCGCAAAAGAGCCCCTCGCCTTCTTCGAAGGCTCGGCCTCGAATGGCTCTACCGCCTAATCCAAGAGCCACGCAGAATAAAACGCATATTTAATGCAGTAATTGTATTTCCAATCAAAGTATTACTCTCAAATAAGAACAATACTACTTCTTAG